AAAGTCATTATCATACTTGAAGTGTAATCACTatactaaaattttacaacaGTGGAAACATGGATCGTTCTATACGCGATAAAGTTGTGGTCATCACTGGAGCAGCTGAAGGTCTAGGCTACACCTTTGCTGACGTCTACCTTCAAAATGGTGCTAAAGCTATAGCCATTCTTGATATCAATGAGAAACTTGGAACAACGGCAGCGAATACATTGAACAAGAAGTACGGAGCGAATAAGGCTACTTTTTTCAAATGTGACGTCATAACTGATCTTGAGAGTGTATCGAAACGCGTCATAGATACTTATAAAACTGTTGATGTTCTCATCAATAACGCAGGTATTTTGAATGATTTTGCTGTGAAAAAGACTATTGATATAAATGTACTGGCTCTTATTGAATGGTCTTTGAAATTTTGGGAGCACATGCGAAAAAACAAAGGAGGGAATGGGGGtactattattaatttagcaTCTATTTATGGATACAGAGTCGACCAGTACCTCCCTGTTTATCAAGCTTCGAAGTTCGCTGTTATGGGTTTCACGAAGTCTTTGGGACACCAATATAATTATGAGAGATCAGGCGTTCGAGTTTATGCGATCTGCCCCGGGTTTACAGAGACAAGTTT
The Amyelois transitella isolate CPQ chromosome 12, ilAmyTran1.1, whole genome shotgun sequence DNA segment above includes these coding regions:
- the LOC106142342 gene encoding 15-hydroxyprostaglandin dehydrogenase [NAD(+)]; this encodes MDRSIRDKVVVITGAAEGLGYTFADVYLQNGAKAIAILDINEKLGTTAANTLNKKYGANKATFFKCDVITDLESVSKRVIDTYKTVDVLINNAGILNDFAVKKTIDINVLALIEWSLKFWEHMRKNKGGNGGTIINLASIYGYRVDQYLPVYQASKFAVMGFTKSLGHQYNYERSGVRVYAICPGFTETSLVKEVRVSNEARLQQDMDNFLKQQLWQKPEAVGRAAVETFSRADSGTAWLIEGNKPIVQV